GATCGCAGCGGAACGAAATTCTGAAAAAATTGCTGTAGAAATTAAAAGTTTTATGGGAGATTCTGATATAAGTGCCTTTCATACGGCTTTAGGACAATATCTTAATTATTGTCAAGCCATTGAAGAGCAAGAACCCGAACGCATTGTTTATGAGGAGATTAAGCAATGGATAAAGTAGAACGTTATCGCCAATTAATTAAACAAATTTTGACTGAACACGCTGACATTGCCATGACAACAGATACAGTGAAAGCCGAGTTAATTTTTGATAGCGAACATGACCATTATCAACTGGCTTATGTCGGTTGGCGAGAAGATCACCGAGTTTTTGGCCCGGTGATGCACTTTGATATTCAAGACGGCAAAATTTGGATTCAATACAACGGGACAGAAGACTCCGTTGCAGAAAGATTAGTCGAGATGGGTGTACCCACTTCCGATATTGTGATTGGTTTTCATTCCCCATTCAAACGTCAATTTACTCGTTATGCCATCGGTTAGTTAGGCATTTGTAATAAATTTAAAGCGATCGCCTTGACATCAGTTGGGTCAACTAAACATCCCTATTCTCCCTCTAACCAGGGAGACAATTTCTACAAAAA
The Planktothrix sp. FACHB-1365 DNA segment above includes these coding regions:
- a CDS encoding element excision factor XisH family protein, translated to MAKDIFHEQVRNALIKEGWKITHDPLTLRISEAVKLQIDLGAEIAIAAERNSEKIAVEIKSFMGDSDISAFHTALGQYLNYCQAIEEQEPERIVYEEIKQWIK
- a CDS encoding XisI protein → MDKVERYRQLIKQILTEHADIAMTTDTVKAELIFDSEHDHYQLAYVGWREDHRVFGPVMHFDIQDGKIWIQYNGTEDSVAERLVEMGVPTSDIVIGFHSPFKRQFTRYAIG